aGAAATAATGAGAGCCTACCATGAACAGTCTCTGTTCTGAAAATTTACAAGAGTGAGGCTCTCACCATTCAGTAATCATGAATATTCTCTGTTCTGCGACTAAAAAAGGAATCAATCCTACCATCCTCTTCAACCGATGGCCTCGACCAGGCCCTGCTTCCGATATCCTCTCGGTAAGTTAAAGAGCTAGTCGTAGAACCTGAACGATCTACACTCTGTCTTGGTCCCAACATCCCATATTGTTGCACCACCAACACCGCAAATGCAGACGAGTGTTCTGAGGTGATCAAAATATCCCCTACAGCCCCAAGTTCAGGGCAGTCACACCAGTCGGCCAACCCCGCAGTCAAGGGTGACGTCGCTCCTCCCCCTCTTCCTACTATGAATAGATCATGACACCGATCCATCGATTTAATAGCCGTAACAGTTTCTTCCTCATTCTCGAGCGACATTTCCACGTATTGTGTCGATGTATTAGTCTCCATCGCGGTACGGAACTTGTCAAGATAAGCATCATCAAGttgcctctctctttctctttctatgTTCACGGCCACAACTTCATGCGGTCTGCTCATAAAATCCATAGGCTCCAATATGGAAGCTAAGGATTTTCCAGTAGGAAGAAACCTCACCACGCTTAGGGTGACGTCAGGGTTTTTAGCTATCCTCCATGCAAGAGATAATGCCTCTCTATCATCAGGGCCACCAAAGTATAGCATCACGACGCGGCTAGCAAGGTTGGCGGTGTGGGCGAGGCCTCGGTTGATGAGTATACCCACGGAGCAAGGTGCGCTTGCTAGCACATTCTCATTAACATCCCGAATAGCGAGGTTGGTTTCCTCCAATATCTCACCAACAATACCttgtttttttatcagcaaaaagaaaattattaccTCAAAAGGAAAGAACGATGCGATAATGagtgtttcaaaaaaattagtacaTCATTGCTAAAGGAAGATATCCCCCACCAATCATGCACAAAGCCTTGGAAAAAATGATGTTAGGAAGGTGCCCAAACAATACCTTGTCGCTTATGAAAAGGGAGGATTATGAACGCTGCGCGCTTCTCTTCTGCGATACTACAAATCTCTTCGTCCATCGTGGAGTAGGCGGACCGCACAAGGAGCTGATGCACAGAGACGAAGTCGTTCCTTCGCCCGTAATTCTCCAAGGTTGCAACGATTTGATCTGTCTCTGGGTTACCGAGGTTTCTCGACAGAGTCTTGCTTGACTGCTGAACGACACGGATGGCAGAGGCGCGGCCTATGAGCTCAATCAACTGGAGGGCGAAGACGTGAATGTGGGAATCTCTGGTGGCGTTTAAGGCTTCAAGaaggtttgttttgtttttgttttttgtttttatcagccaaaagaggaaaataatACAGAAGGAAAGGAGGGAAATAGGAGGCTTAACATATTTCCTTGAGCAGTTGTCGTCCCGTAGTCAACACTTCTTTTCCCAAAAAACTATATctaaaaacacaaattctaccttttcttaatttttactccctttgtcccataACGAATGTCCATTTTTTAGTATTCGCATCTCTCAGAAAATTATCTATAACTTCTTATAATTTTGTAGTACCGAATATTTTAAAATACACATTATAGATTCTTTTTGGGGAGGTCTAGTTAGTGAAAATGAACAATCTTCGTGGGGGCGGAGGGAGTATAGTATTTATGAAGAGTTGGAAACAACTTTTCCTGCCTTTGAAAAACAGGTTCTTTTCCAGAATAATCATGAAAAACTATTGTAAAAGCCTGTCAACCAAATGAGTTCTTTGAAAAAGGTCTTCAACATATTGGTCCTGAAATAGCACCGGGAGTTGATGACTAGGTAATAATGAAAACTAGGTCGGTACGTACCTTCGAGGAGGTTGATAATGGCTGGAAGGTTGTGTTGTCCATGGACACATGCGAGGACACGGAGGTCCTCGTTTGGTCTTGATTTCTGAATGGTCCTTCGCTTGTACATCACAAAGCTACTCTCACGTTGAGTTGCTAAAATGATGGGCGTAACGATCATTGTCATTACCAACACCGCAACCACCATTACCGTATAAGTCTGGGTTGTTAGAGCCTGCAGAAAAATACGCAATGTGGATCGTTATCAGCAAGTGTAGGCAAGCATGTGATGATAAGATGGCAAATATCAAAAGTGAAATTTGGTCAATACTACTAATTAGCTTTAGTAAACAAATTAGCAAGACAAGTGAGAATACCTTCTGCTCTATACCAACTTCAAGAATCAATAACGCCAACAGGCTTTTGGTGTTCATAACCACTCCAAGAGTTACTGCTTCCTTACACTTCATACCACACAAATACCCAGCAAACACAGTGCTCAAAACCTTAGCCAAACAGGCTAAAACAACCACCAACCCCACCATTGCCCATGGCAAACCGTTAGCAATCCCATAAACATCGACCCTATGCCCGACAGCTGCGAAGAAAACAGGCATCAGAATCCCCGAAACAAATCCTTCAACCCTATCCACTATACTCGACTCAACTTCTCCTTTTGGCATCGACATACCAAACACGAAAGCCCCGATCACCGGGTGGGTCCCGCAGGCATCGGTGAGGACCCCACAGAGCCCCACCCCGATGGCCAAGAAGCAGCAGAGGTGGAACTCACTGTGGGGATGCCCTTCGGGTTTTCGATGAATCAACCAGGAGAGGGATGGGCGGAGGTAGTAGATGCAGAAGAGGAGGAAGGCAGCGGTTGACAGCATAGACCAGTGGGTGGCACCCATTTTTCCCGATACTGAGATTGATAGGGCTAGTAGGACCCATGAGCAAATGTCATTGATTAGGGAAGACGATAAGGCGGTTTTTCCGGTCTCTGTGTGGAGGATCTTTAGGGTTTCAAGGAGATGAGGGAGGACAGAGGAGCCCGTGACGGTGAGGGCGCTGGCCCAGAACATGAAGCCTACCTGTTAGGATTTAGGCATTCAATCATTACGATCACACACGAAATAAAATGCAAGGAGTGTTTGAATAGTACTATTTTCAAGTGCAAATACTGCATTTAAATCTTGAAATTAGCTTTAAGAAATTGGCAAGTAGCTTGGTTGAAATAGAAATGTGTTCAATCAAAAATGTTGtgtataagagagagagagagagaaacaataacATAAGAAGATAACGAGGGCATTTAGGTTATTTTGCACGCAACGCTAATGGAATTAAGAGTTGCAGTTTAGTCCAAAACCACAAAGATGATACGGGTATACGATACGACAAGGGGTTATTCAGATTTTGCCCTTAGAATTTTAATCCCAACACTACCTTGGAGTCAGTATGCGCTCCAAACAAGAAGAATAAGCCGGAACCCATTGCAAGAGGAAGAATAAATCCGGCAATGGCAACGGTTAGGGCTTTTTGTCCGGTGCACCGAATTGTTGGCAGGTCCATTTCAAGCCCCAACAGGAAAGCATAGTGTATGAGAGCAAAGTGTGCCATTGGATCCAACACCAAGAAACTACCGACAGGAAACAACTCATTGGTGAAAATGTCGAATCTCCCCAGCCCAGATGGACCCAACGACATACCTCCCTGCAACAAGCAACGATTTCTAATTTCATGAGGAAAAAGTAATCGAATTCGTGGAAGAAGTATGCTTGAACTTTTCCAAACGTTAGCTATGCTTAATTTGTGGCTTGTATTTTATCCTCATTTTTGAAATATTGAACTTTTCAATTGAATTGTTAGCTGTCATTTTCTTGTAATCTACTAAAACATTTCGCAACTCCTTCGTTGGTATTGACATACTAATTCTTCACCGTTATTCTGCTTTTGCTTGGTACTACCAAAGATTGTGATTATGAATAGATGATTCCATGCACAAAAATTAACAGATTTTGTTTCGTGTACTTCAATTCCCGATTGTATTCACCTTTCAATGTATTCACTAGGTACTCCAGCGCTCATATCATCACACCAACACGAAAATATATCCATGTAActaaagaaaaattgcattaaaATTTCTCTTATTCAATAAGACAGATAACAGGAATACACGTAAAGACTCGGATCAtgaactagcgcaccctacatttaGAGTTATTGCTCCAATTGTTAAAACATTCTACATATGTTTGATACCGTTGCATATTTCCTGTCCTTTCCTTTTGAACTGGGGCGTCCAATACCGGAACTAATCTCCAGTTACATTTAGTGTTCATATGTTTATCATTCATCAAATAACACGAGTAATATAGATCGCTTGATCAATAAACAAGAGAAAGATTCTTAATTTCACGGAAAGAAGATAATGGTAACAAACTTACAATAACTTCGGCAATAAACCGAGGCTGCTGGAGAGGTTCGAAGACGAGGAGGAAGAGGCGAGTGACGAGGATGACAATGGTAAGCTGGATAATGAAGAGAGGGAGAGTATTAACCAATGGGTTTGTCCCTTTCCACATCCCATTGTCATTGTATATCATACCAGCATAACAAGGAACGGTTCTGTTCAAATATTCCAAAAGCTCACTTGTGTTTTCCATAACGAAATGTATCTATCTTctccttcctttttcttctttttaccccTCCTCCCCGCCCCCGCGGTGTCTCGCTAGGGCTGCCGCCACCCTAGCTGCCGCGGCCACTTCCTGTTTCTTGCAATAACAGAGAAGATATTTAGGTCAATCATTGACGGAATGTCTTAACAGATAGAGAACGAGATGACGAAGAGAATTTCTTGACAAAATGAGACTGCATCCAAAATGTCCAGAATAGAAATGTATGGTTGGCCATCTTATTTGCCGGAATTTTTTCTTGTGCGGTTCTCGTTCATTTCACTTGAGAACACTTACCAGCTCTGTTTTTTACCAAACCATTTCTATAACAGGACATGCTATATTTAAGAGCTTTTAATTAGGAATGTGGAAGCTAAGATCATCCTTGACTATGTGGCCAACATAACAGGGTTTTGTGCTCCTTTTACCAAAATAACAATTCAGGTGAAGCAGAGTCGGGAACGACGAATCTCTTTATCTATTAGGGAGCCTGGTCTTGACTCTTCTGTGTGGTATTCATTCTCGTTCGGCTCTTGGAATCACATCCAGCAGTGGTTGGGACAGCTCGCAAAATCCAACCACTTCACCTACTTCATTGCCCCCAACCCTTTCTCGTACCTCTATTGAAACACTCGGTTTCCATTCCCGTTGGAGGTGTAACCAATAATCATAGTAAtgataacaataacaataagAGAGTCAATGCTAAAAGTTGATGGCTAGCTTCAAGATAGTGCACGTCAAGTTTATTAAGATGTTAATTACaagtcttttccttttttcacatTAACCCATCTACAGGCGGACTTGGGTGTATTCCCGCACTACAGCGTGTAGAGCAACTAAACTACAGCATTTTGATGTCTTCCATTCAGCCCCAACTCTCGTGTAGCCATTGATCGAGTTTCATTCTTGAGATGATTTCAATCTCGTCAATTGGAGTAGAAAATACTCGTCCATGATACAATAAATTAACGCATGATATTCCATTTGACTTGGTTACTACCTATTGAGAGAATGGTGCAACGGCTGAACTGAAGACATCAAAACGCTGTAGTTTAGTTTCACTACACGTGCTGGGATGCACTACGGCACCCCCGACGGCTCCACTAAATACAGAATAGCCTC
The sequence above is a segment of the Rhododendron vialii isolate Sample 1 chromosome 13a, ASM3025357v1 genome. Coding sequences within it:
- the LOC131312414 gene encoding cation/H(+) antiporter 15-like isoform X1: MENTSELLEYLNRTVPCYAGMIYNDNGMWKGTNPLVNTLPLFIIQLTIVILVTRLFLLVFEPLQQPRFIAEVIGGMSLGPSGLGRFDIFTNELFPVGSFLVLDPMAHFALIHYAFLLGLEMDLPTIRCTGQKALTVAIAGFILPLAMGSGLFFLFGAHTDSKVGFMFWASALTVTGSSVLPHLLETLKILHTETGKTALSSSLINDICSWVLLALSISVSGKMGATHWSMLSTAAFLLFCIYYLRPSLSWLIHRKPEGHPHSEFHLCCFLAIGVGLCGVLTDACGTHPVIGAFVFGMSMPKGEVESSIVDRVEGFVSGILMPVFFAAVGHRVDVYGIANGLPWAMVGLVVVLACLAKVLSTVFAGYLCGMKCKEAVTLGVVMNTKSLLALLILEVGIEQKALTTQTYTVMVVAVLVMTMIVTPIILATQRESSFVMYKRRTIQKSRPNEDLRVLACVHGQHNLPAIINLLEALNATRDSHIHVFALQLIELIGRASAIRVVQQSSKTLSRNLGNPETDQIVATLENYGRRNDFVSVHQLLVRSAYSTMDEEICSIAEEKRAAFIILPFHKRQGIVGEILEETNLAIRDVNENVLASAPCSVGILINRGLAHTANLASRVVMLYFGGPDDREALSLAWRIAKNPDVTLSVVRFLPTGKSLASILEPMDFMSRPHEVVAVNIERERERQLDDAYLDKFRTAMETNTSTQYVEMSLENEEETVTAIKSMDRCHDLFIVGRGGGATSPLTAGLADWCDCPELGAVGDILITSEHSSAFAVLVVQQYGMLGPRQSVDRSGSTTSSLTYREDIGSRAWSRPSVEEDGRIDSFFSRRTENIHDY
- the LOC131312414 gene encoding cation/H(+) antiporter 15-like isoform X2, with amino-acid sequence MENTSELLEYLNRTVPCYAGMIYNDNGMWKGTNPLVNTLPLFIIQLTIVILVTRLFLLVFEPLQQPRFIAEVIVGFMFWASALTVTGSSVLPHLLETLKILHTETGKTALSSSLINDICSWVLLALSISVSGKMGATHWSMLSTAAFLLFCIYYLRPSLSWLIHRKPEGHPHSEFHLCCFLAIGVGLCGVLTDACGTHPVIGAFVFGMSMPKGEVESSIVDRVEGFVSGILMPVFFAAVGHRVDVYGIANGLPWAMVGLVVVLACLAKVLSTVFAGYLCGMKCKEAVTLGVVMNTKSLLALLILEVGIEQKALTTQTYTVMVVAVLVMTMIVTPIILATQRESSFVMYKRRTIQKSRPNEDLRVLACVHGQHNLPAIINLLEALNATRDSHIHVFALQLIELIGRASAIRVVQQSSKTLSRNLGNPETDQIVATLENYGRRNDFVSVHQLLVRSAYSTMDEEICSIAEEKRAAFIILPFHKRQGIVGEILEETNLAIRDVNENVLASAPCSVGILINRGLAHTANLASRVVMLYFGGPDDREALSLAWRIAKNPDVTLSVVRFLPTGKSLASILEPMDFMSRPHEVVAVNIERERERQLDDAYLDKFRTAMETNTSTQYVEMSLENEEETVTAIKSMDRCHDLFIVGRGGGATSPLTAGLADWCDCPELGAVGDILITSEHSSAFAVLVVQQYGMLGPRQSVDRSGSTTSSLTYREDIGSRAWSRPSVEEDGRIDSFFSRRTENIHDY